A part of Rhopalosiphum maidis isolate BTI-1 chromosome 3, ASM367621v3, whole genome shotgun sequence genomic DNA contains:
- the LOC113556805 gene encoding sodium/potassium-transporting ATPase subunit beta-2-like — MVKHNTDTNGIGYEWEYAKVKDDRTIWQKIIMGIYNPSSHEFLGRSAKSWGGILLFYAVFYSSLACMFAICMKVLLSTLNDHTPHFTLTSSIIGTNPGLGFRPMSPNVEDGSLIYYAADNATNVEAWTNELDKFLAVYKNKTLLPDKGNNQQKCGYNIPPQKDKVCEVSLANMGPCSSEYKYQYPKAQPCVFIKLNKIFDWEPEFYNNKTDIPADMPQELKDKIAQRMKHELFTIWVTCDGEAPADKDNIGPLKLYPQDGFPGYYYPYRNKRDYLSPLIAIHFLNPKRHTLINVECRAWAKNIFYKRSLQNREGSVHFELMID, encoded by the exons ATGGTCAAGCACAACACGGACACGAACGGCATTGGGTACGAATGGGAGTACGCCAAGGTGAAGGATGACCGGACGATATGGCAGAAGATCATCATGGGCATTTACAACCCGAGCTCGCACGAGTTTCTCGGCCGGTCCGCCAAGAGTTGGg GAGGAATTTTGCTCTTTTATGCCGTGTTTTATTCAAGTTTGGCATGTATGTTCGCCATATGCATGAAAGTCCTACTATCTACGTTGAACGACCATACACCTCATTTCACATTGACCAGCTCGATAATCGGCACAAACCCTG gACTAGGATTTCGACCCATGTCTCCGAACGTCGAAGATGGATCACTAATTTACTACGCAGCGGATAACGCAACTAATGTAGAAGCATGGACTAATGAATTAGATAAGTTCCTAGCtg TGTATAAGAACAAGACACTGTTGCCAGACAAAGGTAATAACCAACAAAAATGTGGTTATAATATTCCACCACAAAAGGACAAGGTTTGCGAGGTCAGCCTGGCAAACATGGGACCATGCTCATCTGAATACAAATATCAATATCCAAAAGCTCAGCCCTGCGTTTTCATTAAGCTCAATAAG aTTTTCGACTGGGAACCAGAATTCTATAATAACAAGACAGACATTCCAGCTGACATGCCACAAGaacttaaagataaaattgCGCAAAGAATGAAACATGAG ttatttacaatatgGGTCACCTGCGACGGAGAAGCGCCAGCAGACAAAGATAATATTGGACCTCTAAAGTTATATCCACAGGACGGATTTCCTGGCTACTACTACCCGTACAGAAACAAGCGTGACTACCTTAGCCCATTAATCGCCATACATTTCCTAAATCCAAAAA GACATACTTTAATCAACGTGGAATGCCGTGCCTGGGCCaagaacatattttacaaacgtaGCTTACAAAACCGTGAAGGTTCCGTTCACTTCGAGTTGATGATT